A genomic stretch from Acidimicrobiales bacterium includes:
- the miaA gene encoding tRNA (adenosine(37)-N6)-dimethylallyltransferase MiaA, whose translation MQPNGHLAIIGATASGKSSLALEVARHRPGTELVSMDSMALYRGMDIGTASPTAAERAEVPIHLLDLVDPNEDYSVSMFQEAAQTAIGDITARNCRALMVGGTGLHVRAVVDDLEIPGEWADVRSDLNAQSDTTALHARLVELDPLAARRMEPTNRRRVIRALEVSIGSGRPFSSFGPGLDAYPPTPFTQVGLRVDRDLLDRRIADRYRRQMDEGFLDEVRRLADLPGGPSRSAAQALGYRELLSHLRGECTLDEAVDEAMAATRQFARRQDRWFRRDPRIEWFDVGDEPMVVLDQVLDRFDAAQVGV comes from the coding sequence GTGCAGCCCAACGGGCATCTCGCGATCATTGGGGCCACGGCCTCAGGCAAGTCGTCTCTGGCCCTCGAGGTGGCCCGGCATCGCCCGGGCACCGAGTTGGTCTCCATGGACTCCATGGCCCTATACCGGGGTATGGATATCGGTACGGCGTCTCCGACGGCCGCAGAGCGGGCCGAGGTTCCCATTCACCTGCTGGATCTGGTCGATCCCAACGAAGACTATTCGGTCTCCATGTTCCAAGAGGCGGCCCAAACGGCCATTGGTGACATCACCGCTCGGAACTGTCGGGCGTTGATGGTCGGGGGGACCGGGCTCCACGTCCGAGCCGTCGTCGACGACTTGGAGATCCCAGGTGAGTGGGCCGATGTGCGCTCAGACCTCAATGCTCAGTCCGACACCACCGCATTGCACGCTCGTCTCGTCGAGCTGGATCCCTTGGCCGCACGACGAATGGAGCCTACAAACCGTCGCCGGGTGATTCGGGCGCTCGAGGTCTCGATCGGATCGGGTCGGCCGTTCTCGTCGTTTGGACCGGGACTGGATGCCTACCCGCCCACCCCCTTCACCCAGGTGGGCCTCCGGGTCGATCGTGATCTGTTGGACCGACGGATCGCTGACCGTTACCGCCGCCAAATGGATGAAGGGTTCCTCGACGAGGTTCGCCGTCTAGCCGACCTTCCCGGCGGGCCGTCGAGATCGGCCGCTCAGGCATTGGGCTATCGGGAGTTGCTGTCTCACCTGCGAGGCGAATGCACCTTGGATGAGGCGGTTGATGAGGCGATGGCGGCCACCCGGCAGTTCGCCCGCCGACAGGACCGGTGGTTCCGACGGGACCCGAGAATCGAGTGGTTCGACGTGGGCGACGAGCCAATGGTGGTCCTCGATCAGGTCCTCGACCGTTTCGACGCTGCGCAGGTTGGCGTGTAG